One Nyctibius grandis isolate bNycGra1 chromosome 26, bNycGra1.pri, whole genome shotgun sequence DNA window includes the following coding sequences:
- the PNPO gene encoding pyridoxine-5'-phosphate oxidase: MDLGPLRRSYRGAAEAFEEQHLASRDPIQQFGAWFEEAVGCPAIGEANAMCLATCTRDGKPSARMVLLKGFGPDGFRFFTNHESRKGQELDANPFAALVFYWEPLNRQVRIEGSVKRLPEEESERYFHSRPKSSQIGAVVSRQSTVIPDREYLWKKNAELEERYREAAVPKPAYWGGYILQPEVVEFWQGQTNRLHDRIVFRRLRDGSAPPGAMTRRGEGEWVFERFAP, encoded by the exons ATGGACCTGGGGCCGCTGCGGAGGAGCTACCGGGGGGCCGCGGAG gccTTCGAGGAGCAGCACTTGGCCTCCCGCGACCCCATCCAGCAGTTCGGGGCCTGGTTCGAGGAGGCCGTGGGGTGCCCGGCCATCGGGGAGGCCAACGCCATGTGCTTGGCCACCTGCACCAG GGACGGGAAGCCCTCGGCCCGCATGGTGCTGCTCAAGGGCTTCGGGCCCGATGGCTTCCGCTTCTTCACCAACCACGAGAGCCGGaaggggcaggagctg gaCGCCAACCCCTTCGCTGCCCTCGTCTTCTACTGGGAGCCCCTCAACCGGCAG GTTCGGATCGAGGGCTCGGTGAAGCGGCTGCCGGAGGAGGAATCCGAGCGGTACTTCCACTCCCGCCCCAAGAGCAGCCAGATCGGGGCCGTGGTCAGCCGGCAAAGCACCGTCATCCCGGACAGGGAG TACCTATGGAAGAAGAACGCGGAGCTGGAGGAGCGGTACCGGGAGGCGGCGGTGCCCAAGCCGGCGTACTG GGGGGGCTACATCCTGCAGCCAGAGGTGGTGGAGTTCTGGCAGGGCCAAACCAACCGCCTGCACGACCGCATCGTCTTCCGACGCCTGCGGGACGGCTCGGCCCCGCCGGGAGCCATGACGCGCCGGGGAGAGGGCGAGTGGGTCTTCGAACGCTTCGCCCCGTGA
- the SP2 gene encoding transcription factor Sp2: MAATAAVSPSEYLQPAASTAQDSQPSPLALLAATCSKIGPPAVEAAVTPPAPPQPPPRKLVPIKPAPLPLGSGKNSFGILSSKGNLFQIQGSQVGTSYPGGQLVFAIQNPTVINKGTRSSANIQYQAVPQLQAAGGQTIQVQPNLTNQIQIIPGTNQAILTPSSSSHKPVPIKPAPAQKGGASPAQGTSNVVKLAGGSNVTLTVPVNNLVNAAEPGTQAQILAENPSKHSKKPRKKAVSSSQPAAMAVAEQVETVLIETTAENIIQAGNNLLIVQSPGSGQPAVVQQVQVVQPKQEPQVVQIPQQALRVVQAASATLPTVPQKSSQNFQIQTTEPTPTQVYFKTPSGELQTVLLQEAPAMTGMVAPSGTSCSSPVPRSSGAGGSSKKPAARKERTLPKIAPAGGVISLNAAQLAAAAQAMQTININGVQVQGVPVTITNTGGQQQLTVQNVSGNNLTISSLSPTQIQLQMEQALSGDVQPGEKRRRMACTCPNCKDGEKRPGDPGKKKHICHIPECGRTFRKTSLLRAHVRLHTGERPFVCNWVFCGKRFTRSDELQRHARTHTGDKRFECAQCQKRFMRSDHLTKHYKTHLVTKNL; this comes from the exons CCCTATCAAACCTGCTCCGCTCCCTCTGGGCTCTGGTAAGAACAGCTTTGGGATCCTGTCATCGAAAGGGAACCTCTTCCAGATCCAGGGCTCGCAGGTCGGCACCTCCTACCCCGGGGGGCAGCTGGTTTTTGCCATTCAGAACCCAACTGTCATCAACAAGGGGACCCGCTCGTCCGCCAACATCCAGTACCAGGCGGTGCCCCAGCTCCAGGCCGCGGGGGGACAGACCATCCAGGTCCAGCCCAACCTCACCAACCAGATCCAGATTATTCCAGGCACGAATCAAGCGATTCtcactccttcctcttcctctcacaAGCCCGTGCCCATCAAACCAGCTCCGGCACAGAAGGGTGGAGCTTCGCCAGCGCAGGGCACAAGCAACGTGGTCAAGCTGGCCGGCGGCAGCAACGTGACTCTCACCGTGCCCGTGAACAACCTGGTGAACGCCGCTGAGCCGGGCACGCAGGCTCAGATCCTCGCAGAGAACCCCTCGAAGCACAGCAAAAAGCCTCGGAAGAAAGCGGTGTCGTCCTCCCAGCCCGCCGCCATGGCTGTGGCCGAGCAGGTGGAGACGGTGTTAATAGAGACCACGGCGGAGAACATCATCCAGGCGGGCAACAACCTGCTCATCGTGCAGAGCCCAGGCTCCGGCCAGCCGGCTGTGGTGCAGCAGGTCCAGGTGGTGCAGCCCAAGCAGGAGCCGCAGGTGGTGCAGATCCCGCAGCAGGCCCTGCGGGTGGTCCAGGCCGCCTCTGCCACGCTCCCCACCGTCCCCCAAAAATCCTCCCAGAACTTCCAGATCCAGACGACGGAACCCACTCCTACCCAG GTCTACTTCAAAACCCCATCGGGTGAGCTGCAGACAGTGCTGCTCCAGGAAGCCCCAGCCATGACTGGCATGGTGGCTCCGTCTGGCACCTCTTGCAGCAGCCCCGTGCCCCGCAGCTCCGGCGCGGGGGGCAGCAGCAAGAAACCAGCCGCGCGCAAGGAACGCACCCTGCCAAAGATCGCTCCCGCCGGAGGCGTCATCAGCCTGAACGCCGCTCAGCTGGCGGCCGCAGCGCAGGCCATGCAGACCATCAACATCAACGGCGTGCAGGTCCAGGGCGTCCCCGTCACCATCACCAACACCGGAG gCCAGCAGCAGCTGACTGTGCAGAACGTCTCCGGCAACAACCTGACCATCAGCAGCCTGAGCCCGACCCAGATCCAGCTCCAGATGGAGCAAGCGCTCTCCGGAGACGTTCAACCGGGGGAGAAACGGCGACGGATGGCCTGTACCTGCCCCAACTGCAAGGACGGGGAGAAGAG GCCGGGGGACCCAGGGAAGAAGAAGCACATCTGCCACATCCCCGAGTGCGGGAGGACCTTCCGCAAGACCTCGCTGCTGCGCGCTCACGTGCGCTTGCACACGGGCGAACGCCCTTTCGTCTGCAACTGGGTCTTCTGCGGGAAGCGCTTCACACGCAGCGACGAGCTGCAGCGGCACGCTCGCACCCACACAG GTGACAAGCGCTTCGAGTGCGCGCAGTGCCAGAAACGCTTCATGCGGAGCGACCACCTGACGAAACACTATAAAACCCACCTGGTCACCAAGAACTTGTAG